From the Lolium rigidum isolate FL_2022 chromosome 2, APGP_CSIRO_Lrig_0.1, whole genome shotgun sequence genome, one window contains:
- the LOC124692828 gene encoding nucleolar and coiled-body phosphoprotein 1-like isoform X2, translating to MEQDIPAFKPQWLMQGQVTATGAASLWAAASSRKDSQVKSSTSRNRSSGHNRDQSSRQSSSRRSSVSSGPRRLDRDETGKTRGYANFGRSKDKERDKDFDSRDRESRSVPAERDGFQSFSSCRPERDRLNRARSKADTSSKGVVSLNNGSTSRSNTAGVVFEREFPQLSLEDKNGKQDISRVPSPGITTPIQSLPPFTPSDGWTSKLVGAPVSVEPKKNLVASSVPQAAPSKKPEVALNSGTGLSMAETVMQAPQRISFGPQLSIDAQKIEERTLRQNTLRPMTSTTSKSSVTISSKRKGTRNGDLAGPSKAIQQSLALPANGSVRAPVKTKLSLSGSLKILSREQNGTTQTPKDSPSNPVSPPAHVASVELHKPPVSQKPKVSTHDPPLMQSPSGLVPRLKFFESLRTKSNGSSSAVESSCEPSPSSVVDTKHDSCPNSGMKCTGNGNCFCEETNSSEGSQRHLSDNEENNSSFESADIAAVGSQQLLVENEESDSSSELADTGDEGFQVSISDNAEGSSSSALADSDDGYKNSQSGNEEASSSSEATEPEDEEYAADAIFTAEDLDFMISLGWSKDEEVQPLGAEEIADYVRRHKGLEQRLLSMEANANIKIILLLCGQS from the exons ATGGAGCAGGACATACCCGCCTTCAAGCCGCAATGGCTCATGCAGGGCCAGGTCACGGCCACGGGCGCCGCTAGCCTCTGGGCTGCAGCTTCCTCGCGCAAAG ATTCTCAAGTTAAGAGTAGTACGTCAAGAAATCGTTCATCTGGGCACAATCGTGACCAGAGTTCCCGGCAGTCTTCATCACGGAGGAGTTCAGTCTCAAGTGGGCCCCGTCGGCTTGACCGGGATGAAACAGGGAAGACAAGGGGCTATGCAAACTTTGGAAGGAGCAAGGATAAAGAACGGGACAAGGATTTTGATTCCCGTGATAGGGAGAGTAGGTCTGTTCCAGCAGAACGTGATGGTTTTCAGTCATTTAGCTCATGTAGACCTGAAAGGGATAGGTTAAATCGTGCTCGCTCGAAGGCAGATACATCAAGTAAGGGAGTAGTTAGTCTAAATAATGGTAGTACATCTAGAAGCAATACTGCTGGTGTCGTCTTTGAGCGAGAATTCCCACAGCTTAGTTTGGAGGACAAGAATGGAAAGCAAGACATAAGCAGAGTCCCATCCCCTGGTATCACCACCCCAATTCAGAGCCTGCCTCCGTTTACTCCATCTGATGGCTGGACTTCGAAGCTAGTAGGTGCTCCTGTATCAGTTGAGCCAAAGAAAAATCTCGTTGCCTCTTCTGTACCACAAGCTGCTCCTAGTAAAAAGCCTGAAGTAGCACTGAACAGTGGAACTGGATTAAGCATGGCGGAGACTGTAATGCAAGCTCCTCAGAGAATTTCCTTTGGACCTCAG CTGTCAATTGATGCTCAGAAGATTGAAGAAAGAACTTTGAGACAAAACACCCTAAGACCTATGACATCTACAACAAGCAAATCTTCT GTAACAATTTCTTCCAAAAGAAAAGGAACAAGGAATGGAGATCTTGCTGGTCCTAGTAAGGCCATACAACAATCATTAGCACTGCCTGCCAATGGTTCTGTTCGAGCTCCAGTCAAAACAAAGCTTTCTCTTTCAGGAAGCCTTAAAATCCTCAGTAGAGAGCAGAATGGTACCACACAGACTCCTAAAGACTCTCCTAGTAATCCTGTGAGTCCTCCAGCTCATGTAGCCTCAGTGGAACTACATAAGCCACCTGTCAGCCAAAAGCCTAAGGTTTCGACACATGATCCTCCTCTAATGCAAAGTCCATCTGGTTTAGTTCCAAGACTTAAATTCTTCGAGTCGTTGCGAACCAAGTCTAATGGTTCAAGTTCAGCTGTTGAGTCAAGTTGTGAACCATCTCCATCCAGTGTAGTTGACACGAAACATGATTCTTGTCCTAATTCTGGAATGAAATGCACGGGGAATGGGAACTGTTTCTGTGAAGAAACAAATTCTTCTGAGGGATCTCAGCGACACCTCTCTGACAATGAGGAGAACAATTCTTCCTTTGAATCTGCAGACATTGCAGCTGTGGGATCTCAGCAGCTTCTAGTTGAAAACGAGGAGTCTGACTCCTCATCTGAGCTTGCCGACACAGGAGATGAAGGATTTCAGGTTTCCATCTCAGACAATGCAGAAGGTAGTTCCTCCTCAGCACTTGCAGATTCAGATGATGGGTACAAGAATTCCCAGTCTGGCAATGAGGAAGCTAGTTCATCGTCAGAGGCTACTGAACCCGAAGATGAGGAGTATGCAGCTGATGCCATATTTACTGCAGAGGATTTGGATTTCATGATATCACTTGGCTGGAGTAAAGATGAAGAAGTGCAGCCTTTGGGTGCGGAAGAAATTGCTGATTAT GTGAGACGCCATAAGGGGCTGGAGCAGAGGCTTTTGTCCATGGAAGCCAACGCCAACATAAAGATAATTCTCCTTCTTTGCGGGCAGAGCTAA
- the LOC124692828 gene encoding nucleolar and coiled-body phosphoprotein 1-like isoform X1 codes for MEQDIPAFKPQWLMQGQVTATGAASLWAAASSRKDSQVKSSTSRNRSSGHNRDQSSRQSSSRRSSVSSGPRRLDRDETGKTRGYANFGRSKDKERDKDFDSRDRESRSVPAERDGFQSFSSCRPERDRLNRARSKADTSSKGVVSLNNGSTSRSNTAGVVFEREFPQLSLEDKNGKQDISRVPSPGITTPIQSLPPFTPSDGWTSKLVGAPVSVEPKKNLVASSVPQAAPSKKPEVALNSGTGLSMAETVMQAPQRISFGPQLSIDAQKIEERTLRQNTLRPMTSTTSKSSTFQVTISSKRKGTRNGDLAGPSKAIQQSLALPANGSVRAPVKTKLSLSGSLKILSREQNGTTQTPKDSPSNPVSPPAHVASVELHKPPVSQKPKVSTHDPPLMQSPSGLVPRLKFFESLRTKSNGSSSAVESSCEPSPSSVVDTKHDSCPNSGMKCTGNGNCFCEETNSSEGSQRHLSDNEENNSSFESADIAAVGSQQLLVENEESDSSSELADTGDEGFQVSISDNAEGSSSSALADSDDGYKNSQSGNEEASSSSEATEPEDEEYAADAIFTAEDLDFMISLGWSKDEEVQPLGAEEIADYVRRHKGLEQRLLSMEANANIKIILLLCGQS; via the exons ATGGAGCAGGACATACCCGCCTTCAAGCCGCAATGGCTCATGCAGGGCCAGGTCACGGCCACGGGCGCCGCTAGCCTCTGGGCTGCAGCTTCCTCGCGCAAAG ATTCTCAAGTTAAGAGTAGTACGTCAAGAAATCGTTCATCTGGGCACAATCGTGACCAGAGTTCCCGGCAGTCTTCATCACGGAGGAGTTCAGTCTCAAGTGGGCCCCGTCGGCTTGACCGGGATGAAACAGGGAAGACAAGGGGCTATGCAAACTTTGGAAGGAGCAAGGATAAAGAACGGGACAAGGATTTTGATTCCCGTGATAGGGAGAGTAGGTCTGTTCCAGCAGAACGTGATGGTTTTCAGTCATTTAGCTCATGTAGACCTGAAAGGGATAGGTTAAATCGTGCTCGCTCGAAGGCAGATACATCAAGTAAGGGAGTAGTTAGTCTAAATAATGGTAGTACATCTAGAAGCAATACTGCTGGTGTCGTCTTTGAGCGAGAATTCCCACAGCTTAGTTTGGAGGACAAGAATGGAAAGCAAGACATAAGCAGAGTCCCATCCCCTGGTATCACCACCCCAATTCAGAGCCTGCCTCCGTTTACTCCATCTGATGGCTGGACTTCGAAGCTAGTAGGTGCTCCTGTATCAGTTGAGCCAAAGAAAAATCTCGTTGCCTCTTCTGTACCACAAGCTGCTCCTAGTAAAAAGCCTGAAGTAGCACTGAACAGTGGAACTGGATTAAGCATGGCGGAGACTGTAATGCAAGCTCCTCAGAGAATTTCCTTTGGACCTCAG CTGTCAATTGATGCTCAGAAGATTGAAGAAAGAACTTTGAGACAAAACACCCTAAGACCTATGACATCTACAACAAGCAAATCTTCT ACTTTCCAGGTAACAATTTCTTCCAAAAGAAAAGGAACAAGGAATGGAGATCTTGCTGGTCCTAGTAAGGCCATACAACAATCATTAGCACTGCCTGCCAATGGTTCTGTTCGAGCTCCAGTCAAAACAAAGCTTTCTCTTTCAGGAAGCCTTAAAATCCTCAGTAGAGAGCAGAATGGTACCACACAGACTCCTAAAGACTCTCCTAGTAATCCTGTGAGTCCTCCAGCTCATGTAGCCTCAGTGGAACTACATAAGCCACCTGTCAGCCAAAAGCCTAAGGTTTCGACACATGATCCTCCTCTAATGCAAAGTCCATCTGGTTTAGTTCCAAGACTTAAATTCTTCGAGTCGTTGCGAACCAAGTCTAATGGTTCAAGTTCAGCTGTTGAGTCAAGTTGTGAACCATCTCCATCCAGTGTAGTTGACACGAAACATGATTCTTGTCCTAATTCTGGAATGAAATGCACGGGGAATGGGAACTGTTTCTGTGAAGAAACAAATTCTTCTGAGGGATCTCAGCGACACCTCTCTGACAATGAGGAGAACAATTCTTCCTTTGAATCTGCAGACATTGCAGCTGTGGGATCTCAGCAGCTTCTAGTTGAAAACGAGGAGTCTGACTCCTCATCTGAGCTTGCCGACACAGGAGATGAAGGATTTCAGGTTTCCATCTCAGACAATGCAGAAGGTAGTTCCTCCTCAGCACTTGCAGATTCAGATGATGGGTACAAGAATTCCCAGTCTGGCAATGAGGAAGCTAGTTCATCGTCAGAGGCTACTGAACCCGAAGATGAGGAGTATGCAGCTGATGCCATATTTACTGCAGAGGATTTGGATTTCATGATATCACTTGGCTGGAGTAAAGATGAAGAAGTGCAGCCTTTGGGTGCGGAAGAAATTGCTGATTAT GTGAGACGCCATAAGGGGCTGGAGCAGAGGCTTTTGTCCATGGAAGCCAACGCCAACATAAAGATAATTCTCCTTCTTTGCGGGCAGAGCTAA